A region of Natribaculum luteum DNA encodes the following proteins:
- a CDS encoding acyl-CoA dehydrogenase family protein: MDAGLEYERFEEGRRVNYWELDRTLQREVRRTYDDDACKWGESRLSEFGDLVGHTVADNADYVDEHGLELETYDERGEVQNRVRYPAEQRENERLVYESGIVADVFHAPPGREAPMPLTHNLAMQYLLCYADVGLDCPVAMTAGAALVLERFDDGELEEYFDRLTTREYDDLVEGAMFLTEKQGGSDVGATETRATYDEDEGCWRLEGEKWFCSNVDAEGTLALARTEGAPDGTAGLSLFLVPHTTAEGELNDQLYRRLKDKLGTISVPTGEVEFRGAEAFLVGDEQAGFKQMAEMLNFERLSNAAGSCGLVGRALLESKIHAANRETFGKTLDEHPLMRADLVDMAVDHEAATAFTFETARLFAERETRRRNGEDADDVYRLLRTLVPIAKARTGRMAVDAASYAMEIKGGDGYVNDFVTNRLLRDAQVLPIWEGPENVLSLDVLRALEREESHEPLLETIERRLEGVTHSVLEETAATVESAYRDLAGALATLASEDAAYAQLSAKRLARYIFDVFAATLLLEEAQTALEAGDGRMALVARRFVDRELRAQEARGIPSGDRFPLEHFDAVVRYAPVDPETLETTATAD, translated from the coding sequence ATGGACGCTGGACTCGAGTACGAACGGTTCGAGGAGGGACGACGCGTCAACTACTGGGAGCTCGATCGAACGCTCCAGCGCGAGGTCCGGCGGACGTACGACGACGACGCCTGCAAGTGGGGCGAGTCCCGCCTTAGCGAGTTCGGCGACCTCGTCGGCCACACCGTCGCGGACAACGCCGATTACGTCGACGAACACGGCCTGGAACTCGAGACGTACGACGAACGCGGCGAGGTGCAAAACCGGGTGCGCTATCCCGCCGAACAGCGCGAGAACGAGCGACTCGTCTACGAGTCAGGGATCGTCGCCGACGTCTTTCACGCCCCGCCGGGCCGGGAAGCGCCGATGCCGCTCACCCACAACCTGGCGATGCAGTACCTGCTGTGTTACGCCGACGTCGGCCTCGACTGCCCGGTCGCGATGACCGCGGGCGCAGCGCTCGTCCTGGAGCGGTTCGACGACGGCGAACTCGAGGAGTACTTCGATCGGCTCACCACCCGCGAGTACGACGACCTCGTCGAGGGGGCGATGTTTCTCACCGAGAAGCAAGGCGGCAGCGACGTCGGCGCGACGGAGACGCGGGCGACGTACGACGAGGACGAGGGCTGCTGGCGACTGGAGGGCGAAAAGTGGTTCTGTAGCAACGTCGACGCCGAGGGGACGCTCGCGCTCGCCCGAACCGAGGGGGCACCCGACGGAACGGCGGGGTTATCGCTGTTTCTGGTCCCCCACACCACCGCCGAGGGCGAACTCAACGATCAGCTCTACCGACGTCTCAAGGATAAACTCGGGACGATCTCGGTCCCGACGGGCGAAGTCGAGTTCCGCGGCGCGGAGGCGTTCCTCGTCGGTGACGAGCAGGCGGGATTCAAGCAGATGGCCGAGATGCTCAACTTCGAGCGGCTCTCGAACGCGGCGGGATCGTGCGGCCTCGTCGGACGGGCGCTGCTCGAGAGCAAGATTCACGCAGCAAACCGCGAGACGTTCGGGAAGACGCTCGACGAGCACCCGCTGATGCGTGCCGACCTCGTGGACATGGCCGTCGACCACGAGGCGGCGACGGCGTTTACGTTCGAGACGGCGCGGCTGTTCGCGGAACGCGAGACGAGACGGCGGAACGGCGAAGACGCCGACGACGTCTATCGACTGCTTCGGACGCTCGTCCCGATCGCGAAAGCCCGCACCGGCCGGATGGCCGTCGACGCCGCCTCCTACGCGATGGAGATCAAAGGCGGCGACGGCTACGTGAACGACTTCGTCACCAACCGCCTGCTGCGGGACGCGCAGGTGCTGCCCATCTGGGAGGGCCCCGAGAACGTCCTCTCGCTCGACGTGTTACGGGCACTCGAGCGCGAGGAGTCTCACGAGCCGCTGCTCGAGACGATCGAACGGCGACTCGAGGGCGTCACTCACTCGGTGCTCGAGGAGACGGCCGCGACGGTCGAGTCGGCATATCGCGACCTCGCGGGAGCGCTGGCGACGCTCGCCAGCGAGGACGCGGCGTACGCACAGCTCTCGGCGAAGCGACTCGCACGCTACATCTTCGACGTCTTCGCCGCCACGCTGTTGCTCGAGGAAGCCCAGACCGCCCTCGAAGCGGGCGACGGCCGGATGGCACTCGTGGCGAGGCGGTTCGTCGACCGGGAACTCCGAGCGCAAGAGGCGAGGGGGATCCCGAGCGGCGATCGCTTCCCGCTCGAGCACTTCGACGCCGTCGTCCGCTACGCGCCGGTCGATCCGGAGACCCTCGAGACGACGGCGACCGCCGACTAG
- a CDS encoding SWIM zinc finger family protein: protein MNTQASPKASLPLPADERLEGRSRRARTEPMSVLALGDGLYEVDSSSGNTYLVDMLAGRCTCPDHVFRNVRCKHVRRVAMEITEGRVPPPGKVAVECVDCDAVLFVDEDATGPFYCDVHTLYPGDTVRDRETGDRLTVVDVSDLRADHVRIRDAGSTVAEYGTNENYDADVPVVGAVYPHARVAPNGPVPESLKVYVFPRTRLRKLTPQD, encoded by the coding sequence ATGAACACACAAGCGTCACCGAAAGCCTCGCTCCCCCTCCCGGCAGACGAACGCCTCGAGGGACGGTCACGCCGTGCCAGAACGGAACCGATGTCGGTGCTCGCGCTCGGAGATGGCCTCTACGAGGTCGACTCGAGCAGCGGCAACACCTACCTCGTCGACATGCTGGCGGGTCGGTGTACCTGTCCGGATCACGTCTTCCGGAACGTCCGCTGCAAGCACGTACGCCGCGTCGCCATGGAGATCACCGAAGGGCGCGTCCCGCCGCCAGGGAAAGTCGCCGTCGAGTGCGTCGACTGCGACGCGGTTCTCTTCGTCGACGAGGACGCCACGGGGCCGTTCTACTGCGACGTCCACACGCTCTATCCGGGCGATACGGTCCGCGACCGCGAGACCGGCGACCGACTGACCGTTGTCGACGTCTCGGACCTGCGGGCCGACCACGTCCGGATCAGGGACGCAGGAAGTACGGTCGCGGAGTACGGAACGAACGAGAACTACGATGCCGACGTGCCAGTGGTCGGAGCGGTCTACCCCCACGCCCGCGTCGCACCCAACGGCCCCGTCCCCGAGTCGCTCAAGGTGTACGTCTTCCCGCGGACGCGCCTCCGGAAGCTGACGCCGCAGGACTGA
- a CDS encoding DUF7472 family protein encodes MVEREQIIEIVVAVTAVFLMIGTMIGIGVNYGGEGGTLSETGGEMLIGAIVGFVVLMTLVGVVLAFVLNDSGGASDGQNTA; translated from the coding sequence ATGGTCGAGCGGGAGCAAATCATCGAAATCGTCGTCGCCGTCACTGCCGTCTTTCTGATGATCGGCACCATGATCGGGATCGGAGTCAACTACGGCGGTGAGGGAGGCACGCTCTCCGAAACCGGCGGAGAGATGCTCATCGGCGCGATCGTGGGATTCGTCGTCCTGATGACGCTGGTCGGCGTCGTCCTCGCGTTCGTGCTGAACGATTCCGGCGGTGCGTCGGACGGCCAGAATACGGCCTGA
- the uvrB gene encoding excinuclease ABC subunit UvrB codes for MSESRGPLQPDRPDVDRPFAVDAPFDPAGDQPEAIEELAGGFRSGMDKQTLLGVTGSGKTNTVSWLIEEVQKPTLVIAHNKTLAAQLYEEFRNLFPENAVEYFVSYYDYYQPEAYVEQTDTYIDKDASINDEIDRLRHSATRSLLTREDVIVVASVSAIYGLGDPRNYVDMSLRLEVGEEIGRDDLLAQLVDLNYERNDVDFTQGTFRVRGDTIEIYPMYGRYAVRVELWGDEIDRMVKVDPLEGEVVSEEPAVLVHPAEHYSIPESRLERAMDEIREDLDSRISYFERQGDLVAAQRIEERTAFDLEMMQETGYCSGIENYSVYLSDRESGDAPYTLLDYFPEDFLTVVDESHVTLPQIRGQYAGDKSRKDSLVENGFRLPTAYDNRPLTFEEFEEKTGQTLYVSATPGDYEGEHSDQVVEQIVRPTHLVDPKVDVSPATGQVEDLMDRIDERIDRDERTLVTTLTKRMAEDLTEYLEEAGVAVEYMHDETDTLERHEIIRSLRLGEIDVLVGINLLREGLDIPEVSLVAILDADQEGFLRSETTLVQTMGRAARNVNGEVVLYADDPSSAMESAIEETQRRRRIQQEYNEEHGFEPTTIEKDVGETNLPGSKTDTSNVSGKDLADADEAARYVAELEERMQEAANNLEFELAADIRDRIREINEEFDLERDDEGIAPPAEEF; via the coding sequence ATGAGCGAGAGTCGAGGCCCCCTCCAGCCGGACCGTCCAGACGTCGACCGACCGTTCGCGGTCGACGCCCCGTTCGATCCCGCGGGCGATCAGCCCGAGGCGATCGAGGAGCTAGCCGGGGGGTTCCGATCGGGGATGGACAAACAGACCTTACTCGGCGTGACCGGGTCGGGAAAGACGAACACCGTCTCGTGGCTGATCGAGGAGGTCCAGAAGCCGACGCTGGTGATCGCCCACAACAAGACGCTGGCGGCGCAACTGTACGAGGAGTTTCGGAACCTCTTCCCGGAGAACGCCGTCGAGTACTTCGTCTCCTACTACGACTACTACCAGCCCGAAGCCTACGTCGAGCAGACCGACACCTACATCGACAAGGACGCCTCGATCAACGACGAGATCGACCGCCTGCGTCACTCCGCGACCCGGTCGCTGCTCACGCGCGAGGACGTCATCGTCGTCGCCTCCGTCTCGGCGATCTACGGCCTCGGTGACCCGCGCAACTACGTCGACATGTCCCTGCGACTCGAGGTCGGCGAGGAGATCGGTCGCGACGACCTGCTCGCCCAGCTCGTCGACCTGAACTACGAACGCAACGACGTCGACTTCACGCAGGGGACCTTCCGCGTGCGCGGCGATACGATCGAGATCTACCCGATGTACGGCCGCTACGCCGTCCGCGTCGAGTTGTGGGGCGACGAGATCGACCGCATGGTCAAGGTCGACCCCCTCGAGGGCGAGGTCGTGAGTGAAGAGCCGGCCGTCCTCGTCCACCCGGCAGAACACTACTCGATCCCCGAGTCGCGACTCGAGCGGGCGATGGACGAGATTCGCGAGGACCTCGATTCCCGGATCTCGTACTTCGAGCGCCAGGGCGACCTCGTCGCCGCCCAGCGCATCGAGGAGCGGACGGCGTTCGACCTCGAGATGATGCAGGAGACGGGCTACTGTTCGGGCATCGAGAACTACTCGGTGTACCTCTCGGATCGCGAGTCGGGCGACGCCCCCTACACGCTGCTCGATTACTTCCCGGAGGACTTCCTGACGGTCGTCGACGAGTCCCACGTGACGCTACCCCAGATCCGCGGCCAGTACGCCGGCGACAAGTCCCGCAAGGACTCGCTGGTCGAGAACGGCTTTCGCCTGCCGACGGCCTACGACAACCGGCCGCTGACCTTCGAGGAGTTCGAGGAGAAGACGGGGCAGACGCTGTACGTCTCGGCGACACCCGGCGACTACGAGGGCGAGCACAGCGACCAGGTCGTCGAGCAGATCGTTCGGCCGACCCACCTCGTCGACCCGAAGGTCGACGTCTCGCCCGCGACGGGACAGGTAGAGGACCTCATGGACCGCATCGACGAGCGAATCGACCGCGACGAGCGGACCCTCGTGACGACGCTGACAAAGCGGATGGCCGAGGACTTGACCGAGTACCTGGAGGAAGCCGGGGTCGCCGTCGAGTACATGCACGACGAGACCGACACGCTAGAGCGCCACGAGATCATCCGCTCGCTCCGGCTGGGCGAGATCGACGTACTCGTCGGCATCAACCTGCTCCGGGAGGGACTCGACATCCCCGAGGTCTCGCTGGTGGCGATCCTGGACGCCGATCAGGAAGGCTTTCTCCGCTCGGAGACGACGCTCGTCCAGACGATGGGGCGGGCGGCACGCAACGTCAACGGCGAGGTCGTCCTCTACGCCGACGACCCCTCGTCGGCGATGGAGTCGGCTATCGAGGAGACCCAGCGCCGTCGCCGGATTCAACAGGAGTACAACGAGGAACACGGCTTCGAACCGACGACGATCGAGAAGGACGTCGGCGAGACGAACCTGCCCGGCAGCAAGACGGACACGTCGAACGTTTCGGGAAAGGACCTCGCGGACGCGGACGAGGCCGCACGGTACGTCGCGGAACTCGAAGAGCGGATGCAGGAGGCGGCGAACAACCTCGAGTTCGAACTCGCCGCGGACATTCGCGATCGAATCCGCGAGATAAACGAGGAGTTCGACCTCGAGCGCGACGACGAGGGGATCGCACCGCCGGCCGAGGAGTTCTGA